The Acinetobacter wuhouensis genome includes the window CACAATGTACAAATATTCACATTGAAGACTTATATAATAAATGCTCTACTGAACACGTTCTTTGAACTTCTTTTTATAAATAAAACATCTATTAAAAATCTAAGGAATCAAGATGCTTAAAAAACTCATAGGTCTCAGCTTACTCAGCATACTTTTGGTGGCATGTGGCAAACCCTTACCAACAGATAAACATAGTTATTCAGGGACTTGGCAAAGTGAAGATGGTCGCGTGAATTTAATCATCACACCAGAAGGTCGCGTGGAATATAGTAACAAGCAGCCCAATTCAAGCTCATCTGTATCCGCACCGATTACTGAATTTAAAGGCAACAACTTTAGTGCAGGAATTGGACCACTTGCAACTGAGTTTAAAGTTGAGCAAGCTCCTCTGCAGACTGCTGAGGGAACATGGACGATGACTGTCGATGGACATGTACTCAATAAAGTTCAATAAATCCACTCAAAATAAAACCATCTAAAAAATAAAAGACCCCCACAATGGATAATGCCACTCAATTAAGGTTTTTTGGATCCACCCCAACCCTCCTTTTTCAAAGAGGGGTTAGGGGAGATTTTAGGAATCTATCCAATAATTTTTCTTAACTGATCAGCATTATTGACATCGGAGGTCTTTTATTTTCAACTACGAGAATGAATTAACTATGCGATGTCTTTTTATAAATACTGCATGATGGATGATGATTTTCTTGTAAACGTGCCACTTTACGGTGTTCTGCCGCTTCATAACGACAACGTTTCCAATCATTATCCAAGTTCAAAGGTGGTACTTGTTGCGGTTTACCATTTTCATCAACCGCAACCATCGTGAAATAACAACTATTGGTATGACGCACTGTACGTTTACGAATATTTTGCGCTTCTACACGAATCCCAATTTCCATAGAAGTACGACCAACATGGTTGACACTTGCAAGGAAACTCACCATTTCACCGACATGAATTGGCTCTTTAAAATTCACTTTATCTACTGAAAGTGTGACGACATAACTACCAGAGTAGCGACTTGCACATGCATAAGCGACTTGGTCAAGAAGCTTGAGGATGGTTCCACCATGTACATTACCTGAAAAGTTTGCCATATCTGGTGTCATGAGTACGGACATGGTTAATTCTGTTTGGTCATCTGTAGCTGGGATCATTTGATCTAATGGAGACATCGTATGCTAGACTCTATTTTAGGCAGGAGATATATGCCTATTATTATATATCTTTTGAATTAAAAAACATGCTTAATTCGGCAATTGCTCATTATCTCAATTTATGATTGTAAACATGATCATTTATTTGAAATATATTCTAGTGTTTTATTGACTATTCTCTACTTTTTGAAGCATTTCAGCTGCAATATTGTCATATTGAAGTACTTGTTGATCAGACAAATGATATTGGATTTCATAGGAATGATCATGATTTACTTTAGAAATTTCAAAAACCACTTCAGGCTGAATTGCAATTTTAACTTTGTCACCAACAATAAATTTATTCATCTTTTATCTCATTATGCGATTTTAATGATCAACTTCTTTAATCATTTTATCGCACTTAATAGGGTAAAATTATAATAAATTTAAACTCATTGGTAAATTTAAAAATTTGAAAAAACAGAATTTATCCACAGAATGAAATTTTATACTCCAAAAAAAACCTGATCAATAATTTTGCTCAACCTAAGAAGATTAAAAGTAAGAGCGTTAATTTTGGACTTGCAAATGCTCCTGATTTTGTTCAGATTTTAACTTGGTCGCAATTACAACATCTAAATCATGCATCCGCTGATTTGCGGCATCAATACCTGCTTGCATGGTATCTAGCCGTCCTTTGACATCAAAAATATGGGCTTTTTCACGTAAATCAGGTTGAATCACAATATCCGCATTTTTAAGTTCTTCAGCAGCTAAACGATTCTGCATGATATTGATATTTTGGTTAAACAAGCCCCAGACATTGGTTGTTTCTGTATTAACTGGTTGCGCCAATATATCTACCGCTATCACAATATCTGCACCCAGTTGTTTTGCAATATCCACAGGAACAGGACTCACCAAACCACCATCCACATATTCCTTACCTTGAATTTTAGTTGGGATAAACATACTTGGAATTGAAACTGAAGCACGTACAGCTTGCCCTGTATTGCCATAGTTAAAAATAGTTTTTTCACCATTTTTAAGTTCTGTTGCAACCACATACATTGGGATTTTCATTTTCTCTAAAGGGGTTTGATTGATCTGTTTGTTGACATAATCTTCAACTTTTTGACCATCAAAAAATCCCTTCATCCCAATTTTAAAATCACGTACATCGCCTACTTTCATATCTAATGCAATTTGACGTAACTGCTCCGCAGATTTACCACTTGCATAAATTGAACCGACAATACTCCCCGCACTGGTTCCAACAATAAAGTCTGGTTTAACACCATGTTGTTCCAATACTTCAATTACACCAATATGAGCATAACCACGTGCACCGCCACTGCCCAAGACCAAGGCAATGACTGGTTTCTTCTTCACTGTTTGTTTGAAATGATAAAAACTCTTATCTAACTTTGATGTGGCTTCCGAAACTTGTTGTGATTGCAACATTTTCACCTGTTCATTTTTAACAGGTGTAACACTACAAGCCACTAAAGGCAAAGCACAACAAATAGAAATTAAAGTCTTATTGAACAATAGCATATACTCTCGTATTGAAATAATAATCAATGCTCTATTTATCTAAACATAATTTATGAAAATTTGCTGTTGTATTTATTTAAACTGTCATCTTTTTCCCATACATTAAAAGACGTTATGGTCAAAAATAATGCTTTATTTATGCCTAGATTATTTGAAATATTTTGGATTTTTTTAAAACTAGGCTTTACCAGCTTTGGTGGCCCTGCTGCACATTTAGTATTTTTTAAACAGACTTTTGTAGAGCAAAAAAACTGGCTAAATGAACAGCAATATGCTCAGTTACTTGCACTCACCCAACTCCTCCCTGGCCCAAGTAGTAGCCAAATGGGGATGGCGATTGGTTTCTTAAAACAAAACTATAGTGGTGCAATTGTTGCATGGATTGGTTTTACGCTTCCCTCAGTACTTTTAATGGCTTGCTGTGCTATGATCGTGCAACAACATGCTCAATTTTTCGATTCTGCGTTGTTTTCTACCCTCCAATCTATTCTTTTAGCCATCATCATTTTTGCTTTTTGGCAAATGTTTAAGAGTTACTGTAAAACTAAATTTCAATTTACATTAATGTGTTTGAGTACTGTCATTTTAATACTAATTACTAATGCATGGATTCAGTTTGCACTCATTTTCACAACGGGTATCTTTTCATTATTCATCACACACCATCAAAAAAATCATCAGAAAATTCATCCCAAAATTGAGCAAAAACAGAATGCTTCACTATTTGAATTTTCTTACTCAAACAGCTATATCTGGTTAATCATTTTTCTCATACTATTTTTTGCCTTGTGGCTCGGGCAATTATTCACAAGTTCTATACTTTTACAATCAAGCTTTGACTTTTATAAAACAGGTTCATTGGTCTTTGGTGGGGGACATGTTGTACTGCCAATGTTACAGCAAGACTTTGTGAATACAGGATTAATTAACCATAAAAATTTTGAATTGGGTTATATGCTTGCACAGTTTATGCCTGGACCTTTATTTACATTTACGAGTTATCTTGGTGCATTTTTACCACTCACAGATTCAACAATACTCAATATTGGCATTGCGACTATCGCTATTTTTATCCCCTCCTTTTTCTTTATTTTTGCTGCTTTACCTTATTGGTCTAAGTTATTGGAAAATATCTATATCCAAAATATGGTGACCTATATCAATGCCGTGGTCGTAGGATTTATCTTATCAATCATTGTTCCCATGGCTGAAAAATCACTCATTAACATCCAAAATATTCTTTATACTTTTCTAATGTTACTTAGCTTAAAATTAAAAATATCAGTCTTTATCAGTGTTCCAGCTATTTTATTGATTCATTATTTATCCATATTTATTGCATAAAAAAGCCAGTGAGATCACTGGCTTGATGTATAGCTTTATCTAACTTAAACCACGAATTTCAAAATCAACTGAATAACTGTTGCGTTGATCAAATCGACGAAGAATGCACCACATAATGGAACGATCAAAAATGCTTTATGTGAAGGTCCATACATGTTGGTAATCGCTTGCATATTAGCAACCGCAGTAGGAGTCGCACCCATACCAAAACCACAGTGCCCTGCTGCCAATACAGCTGCATCGTAGTTTTTACCCATCACTCGGAATGTCACAAATGCTGCATATAATGCCATTGTCAGTGTTTGCGCTGTAAGAATCACGACCAGTGGTCCTGCAAGATCAGCCAACTGCCAAAGTTTCAATGATAATAATGCCATCGCTAAATAAAGTGATAGTGCCGCATTACCAAATACATCAATCGCGCGATCAAAAATTTTAACGCGCAATAAGCCTTCTAAAATATTTCGAAGGATAACACCACCGCCAAGCGCCCACACAAATGTTGGGAGTTCAAACCATTGCCCTTTACTATAACCCGTCATAAATTCAGCAAAAGCCAAACATGCTGCAAATAGACCCAAGGTGGTAATCGCATTATCAGCAGTGATTAAACGAACTTTTTGTGGGTATTCGAAAGGAACATATTCGCCTAATTCAGAATCTGTATGCTGACTATTTGGATCAGCATCTTTTTCTGTTTTAGGACCAGAAAGTTGGTAACGATTAATCAACAACTTCGCCAATGGCCCACCGATGATACCACCGATAATTAAGCCAAAGGTCGCACTTGCCATACCCAATGCCAATGCACCTTGGATACCGTGTTGCGTCTCAAGGATTTCACCCCAAGCCCCTGCTGTACCATGACCACCAGTCAGTGTGATAGAACCTGCAATTAAACCAATTAGAGGATCTAAACCCAATACTGTTGCCAATCCCATCCCAACAAAATTTTGAACGACGATAAATGATGCAACACAGATCAAGAAGATGACTAAGCCGATCCCACCTTCTTTTAATTTGGCGAAATTCGCACTTAAACCGATTGAGGCAAAGAACACCAACATGAAACTGGTTTGTAACTCGCTGCTGGTGCTAATACTATAGCCCCACAAGTTATGTACCAAGAGAGAAATAATTGCCGCAACAAGACCACCTGCAACCGGTTCTGGGATATTATACTTACGCAGAAAATCGATTTTATTGACAAGGAAGCGCCCTAATAACAATACAATGACGGCAGCAATCAATGTATAGAAGGCATTAAAAGTAAATTCCATATTAATTATCCATTCTTCAGTTATATTTTTTGCTGTAAAGTAATCCTATTTATCTTACTCAAGATTACAGCCTTATACAGCTACGGTTACCAAATCACTGGATAGACACAACAAAAAATAAAAAAGGTAGACTTTCAAGTTTGAAAATCAAAAGATTTTTAGAAAATGAGACTAAAGATAGGCAGAATTACAATGCTGTAAAAACTCAATATTGAAAATAATCATAATGTTACTCCTACTCTTAATGAAAGATCATTTCATCAAAAAATGAGAAATAAAGTTTCAAAAATTGATAATTTTCAAAACTGGGAAAACATGCAAGTGAACTATCAAATAGTATCAACATGAAAAAAGTGCGTCAATTATGCATTTTTTTTGACAAATGTCTAAACTTTTACGCATTTTATAATATCTCAATTTATTTTATGGATGTTTTCAAAATAAAAAACCGAGGAATCAATCCTCGGTTTCTTTAAATCGTATATATTTCTAAATTAGAAATTATATTTCGCCATCAAACCAACACGGTTATCTTTGAATGAATCACCTTTGAAAGTTTCACGCTTACCATTCACATATTCGATACCAAGATCAATTGGTTTAGCTGGTGAATAAATCACGTTTAGCCAAGCCTGTTGAACTTTTTCGTTTGCACTTTGGTTCGCTTTAGCAAAATCAGTACCATTATCAGCAAATAATGCACCATATGCTAAAGTCGAACGTAGATTTGGTAAGATTTTATAAGTTCCACCCACTTGAACCGCTGTGAATTCATTTTGCTCAATATCAC containing:
- a CDS encoding acyl-CoA thioesterase — protein: MSPLDQMIPATDDQTELTMSVLMTPDMANFSGNVHGGTILKLLDQVAYACASRYSGSYVVTLSVDKVNFKEPIHVGEMVSFLASVNHVGRTSMEIGIRVEAQNIRKRTVRHTNSCYFTMVAVDENGKPQQVPPLNLDNDWKRCRYEAAEHRKVARLQENHHPSCSIYKKTSHS
- the chrA gene encoding chromate efflux transporter translates to MPRLFEIFWIFLKLGFTSFGGPAAHLVFFKQTFVEQKNWLNEQQYAQLLALTQLLPGPSSSQMGMAIGFLKQNYSGAIVAWIGFTLPSVLLMACCAMIVQQHAQFFDSALFSTLQSILLAIIIFAFWQMFKSYCKTKFQFTLMCLSTVILILITNAWIQFALIFTTGIFSLFITHHQKNHQKIHPKIEQKQNASLFEFSYSNSYIWLIIFLILFFALWLGQLFTSSILLQSSFDFYKTGSLVFGGGHVVLPMLQQDFVNTGLINHKNFELGYMLAQFMPGPLFTFTSYLGAFLPLTDSTILNIGIATIAIFIPSFFFIFAALPYWSKLLENIYIQNMVTYINAVVVGFILSIIVPMAEKSLINIQNILYTFLMLLSLKLKISVFISVPAILLIHYLSIFIA
- a CDS encoding patatin-like phospholipase family protein, which translates into the protein MLLFNKTLISICCALPLVACSVTPVKNEQVKMLQSQQVSEATSKLDKSFYHFKQTVKKKPVIALVLGSGGARGYAHIGVIEVLEQHGVKPDFIVGTSAGSIVGSIYASGKSAEQLRQIALDMKVGDVRDFKIGMKGFFDGQKVEDYVNKQINQTPLEKMKIPMYVVATELKNGEKTIFNYGNTGQAVRASVSIPSMFIPTKIQGKEYVDGGLVSPVPVDIAKQLGADIVIAVDILAQPVNTETTNVWGLFNQNINIMQNRLAAEELKNADIVIQPDLREKAHIFDVKGRLDTMQAGIDAANQRMHDLDVVIATKLKSEQNQEHLQVQN
- the gltS gene encoding sodium/glutamate symporter, with the protein product MEFTFNAFYTLIAAVIVLLLGRFLVNKIDFLRKYNIPEPVAGGLVAAIISLLVHNLWGYSISTSSELQTSFMLVFFASIGLSANFAKLKEGGIGLVIFLICVASFIVVQNFVGMGLATVLGLDPLIGLIAGSITLTGGHGTAGAWGEILETQHGIQGALALGMASATFGLIIGGIIGGPLAKLLINRYQLSGPKTEKDADPNSQHTDSELGEYVPFEYPQKVRLITADNAITTLGLFAACLAFAEFMTGYSKGQWFELPTFVWALGGGVILRNILEGLLRVKIFDRAIDVFGNAALSLYLAMALLSLKLWQLADLAGPLVVILTAQTLTMALYAAFVTFRVMGKNYDAAVLAAGHCGFGMGATPTAVANMQAITNMYGPSHKAFLIVPLCGAFFVDLINATVIQLILKFVV